The following are from one region of the Paenibacillus sp. JZ16 genome:
- the yqeK gene encoding bis(5'-nucleosyl)-tetraphosphatase (symmetrical) YqeK yields MISSYRELGGHDLTGNLRNDVVRFLQKHQCLKTAEHVLKVGEETRRIAILYGADPNAAEYAGYLHDISAVFPNHVRIQVSREIGLEVLPEEELFPMIVHQKISAYMAEDLFKITEPEILNAVGCHTTLRSKASLLDKVLFVADKLEWDQTGIPPYSEEVTDQLQISLDHAAFEYIQYLWNRRELLKVVHPWLRDAYDELRDSLSHNHSNSK; encoded by the coding sequence ATGATCAGCTCCTACCGTGAGCTTGGGGGACACGATCTCACCGGAAATCTTAGAAATGACGTGGTCCGCTTTCTGCAGAAACACCAATGCCTAAAAACAGCAGAGCATGTGCTTAAAGTGGGGGAGGAAACCCGCAGAATTGCAATTCTCTATGGTGCCGATCCGAACGCTGCTGAATATGCCGGGTATCTGCATGATATTAGTGCCGTTTTTCCGAATCATGTCCGCATTCAAGTATCCCGTGAGATCGGTTTGGAAGTATTGCCCGAAGAAGAGTTATTTCCCATGATCGTCCATCAGAAAATATCGGCATATATGGCTGAGGATTTGTTCAAGATTACAGAACCGGAAATATTGAACGCTGTTGGTTGCCATACGACGTTGAGATCCAAGGCTTCTTTGCTAGACAAGGTACTGTTCGTCGCTGACAAATTGGAATGGGATCAAACGGGAATCCCCCCGTATTCAGAGGAGGTTACGGACCAGCTGCAAATCTCGCTGGATCATGCGGCATTCGAATATATTCAATACTTATGGAATCGACGTGAATTGCTGAAGGTAGTCCATCCCTGGCTTCGAGACGCATATGATGAATTAAGGGATTCACTTAGCCATAACCACAGCAATTCGAAATAA
- a CDS encoding SWIM zinc finger family protein yields the protein MVEITESWIDSQAPNSAAIKNGQGLVKKGRFLQLHHSVDHAVLFGTCAGSGSSDYQPSADFAVPEKPVMRCTCPSRQFPCKHVLGLLYAYAGGASFTPAEVPGDLAAKREKAEKREERKLKETTEGAAPKPKKVNKSALKKKINAQLEGLDVLERLIHSLIRNGLGTLDKKEQKLIQEHVKQMGNYYLSGAQSELRRLALVLSDKDQEKAYTYAVGQLAVMNAIIKKGRQYLTSKLEDPDMALDHESTIEEWLGHAWQLTELQSFGLVSEEAELIQLSFLSYADDARLEHVDIGYWIQKDSGEIHRTIQYRPYKAAKLMREEDSFFEKARVPVLYRYPGDMNRRVRFEEMASIPLTAEDFVWIHEYAANSYADAVKKVKNQLKNPLADSHPVMLLHVSRISRNDEGQYAITDEAGQSIALGDVFLQSTVPMLRYLPEEKLSGVSMLVMFEHSLTTGRLLAQPLTLVTNNEIIRLLY from the coding sequence TTGGTTGAGATAACAGAGTCATGGATCGATTCGCAGGCACCGAATAGCGCGGCCATAAAGAATGGGCAGGGTCTTGTCAAAAAAGGACGGTTTCTGCAGCTCCATCATTCGGTGGATCATGCCGTACTTTTTGGCACATGTGCTGGCAGCGGAAGTTCCGATTACCAGCCGTCCGCCGATTTTGCGGTACCGGAGAAGCCGGTTATGCGGTGTACTTGCCCGAGTCGGCAGTTTCCGTGCAAGCATGTGCTTGGTCTGCTCTATGCGTATGCAGGCGGAGCATCGTTTACACCCGCCGAGGTGCCGGGGGATTTGGCCGCCAAACGGGAGAAAGCGGAGAAGCGGGAAGAGCGTAAGCTCAAAGAAACAACCGAAGGGGCAGCGCCCAAACCGAAGAAGGTCAACAAATCGGCATTAAAAAAGAAAATCAATGCGCAGCTGGAGGGCCTGGACGTATTAGAGAGGCTGATCCACTCGTTGATCCGGAACGGATTAGGAACATTGGATAAAAAGGAACAAAAGCTGATCCAGGAACATGTAAAGCAGATGGGCAACTATTATTTATCGGGTGCTCAGTCGGAACTTCGCCGCCTGGCGTTGGTGCTGTCAGATAAAGACCAGGAGAAAGCTTATACATATGCGGTGGGGCAGCTTGCTGTTATGAACGCAATCATTAAAAAAGGCAGACAATACCTGACTTCAAAGCTTGAGGATCCGGATATGGCGCTGGACCATGAGTCGACGATTGAGGAATGGCTGGGGCACGCCTGGCAGCTGACGGAGCTGCAAAGCTTCGGACTCGTAAGTGAAGAGGCGGAGTTGATACAGCTTTCCTTTCTGAGTTATGCCGACGATGCACGGCTGGAGCATGTTGATATCGGATACTGGATTCAGAAGGACAGCGGCGAAATTCACCGAACGATTCAGTACCGTCCCTATAAGGCCGCCAAGCTGATGCGTGAGGAAGACAGCTTTTTCGAAAAAGCCCGAGTCCCAGTGCTTTATCGTTATCCGGGGGATATGAACCGACGAGTCCGCTTTGAAGAGATGGCTTCAATTCCGTTGACAGCGGAGGATTTCGTTTGGATTCACGAATATGCGGCGAACTCTTATGCTGACGCAGTTAAAAAGGTGAAGAACCAGCTGAAAAATCCGCTGGCTGACAGCCATCCCGTGATGCTGCTACATGTTTCCCGGATCAGCCGGAACGACGAAGGTCAGTATGCCATCACGGATGAAGCCGGACAGTCGATTGCCCTTGGCGACGTATTTTTACAGTCGACGGTCCCGATGCTGCGGTATTTGCCGGAGGAGAAGCTGAGCGGCGTCTCCATGCTGGTTATGTTTGAGCACAGCCTGACGACGGGCCGACTCTTGGCGCAGCCGCTGACCCTTGTTACGAATAACGAAATCATCCGGCTGTTGTACTGA
- a CDS encoding metallophosphoesterase family protein, with protein MTQIALISDIHGNIPALEAVLKDIRQRRIETIYCLGDLIGKGPHGDIAVDMVRTHCQHVIKGNWDDFIGKETDDPVLLWHQHRLGSERLQYLADLPYILEFMMSGKWIRLFHASPRSVYERIQPWDGQEKLETLFHSSPLGGDPRIADVAGYGDIHNAYHQHLDGRTLFNTGSVGNPLEMPEASYVILDGIYDSEDPAPLNIQFIRVPYPIEQAVQDALESGMPFPEEYILEVRTGRYQVRKD; from the coding sequence TTGACGCAAATTGCACTGATCTCCGACATTCACGGAAACATCCCTGCGCTGGAAGCCGTTCTGAAGGATATCAGACAGCGCAGAATCGAAACCATCTACTGCCTGGGCGACTTGATTGGCAAGGGCCCGCACGGAGATATCGCGGTTGATATGGTGAGAACCCATTGCCAGCATGTCATCAAGGGGAATTGGGACGACTTTATAGGTAAGGAAACCGATGATCCGGTCCTCCTATGGCATCAGCATAGACTCGGAAGCGAGAGGCTTCAATATCTTGCCGATCTTCCGTATATCCTTGAGTTCATGATGAGCGGTAAATGGATCCGGTTGTTTCATGCATCGCCCCGCAGCGTGTACGAGCGAATACAACCATGGGATGGCCAGGAGAAGCTTGAAACCTTGTTTCACAGTTCCCCGCTGGGCGGGGATCCGAGAATCGCGGACGTTGCTGGTTACGGGGATATTCATAATGCATATCACCAGCATCTGGACGGGAGAACGCTATTTAATACCGGCAGCGTCGGCAATCCCCTTGAAATGCCTGAGGCCTCCTATGTCATTTTGGATGGAATCTATGACAGCGAAGATCCGGCTCCTCTCAACATTCAATTTATTCGCGTGCCTTACCCTATTGAACAAGCCGTACAGGATGCCCTGGAATCCGGCATGCCTTTCCCTGAAGAATATATTCTCGAGGTTAGAACAGGGCGGTATCAAGTAAGAAAAGATTAA